Proteins co-encoded in one Sphingopyxis sp. BE259 genomic window:
- a CDS encoding efflux transporter outer membrane subunit, which yields MKKAGTRWLLVAIGAGGLGGCASTASQVAPQTGVPVPAQWSDGVEARLEETARNDTPRYWAALNDPLIDRHVDLALANNRDLAQAAARVGQARAGVRAARAGFLPRVDASGGLRRDVGDLADDRLLVSLSADAQWEIDLFGRIGNDVAASRADLAAAGYGLADLRRLIVGQVAQATIAARALAVQRTIARDTLAIQDDNLQIARWRLQAGLVSSLDVEQAAAQRAQTAASIPALDRDFAQAANSISTLIGEPPGTVRTALAATVAPIPAPPDAVGRDTPAAVLRSRPDVRQAEAALIADSARIGVARAQLLPLVRLTGNVGTSSFGIDNLFDVVTGGLFAGVSQLLFDGGAARARVAGAEAAAQGSLAAWEQAILRALEDVESAGAGLSAARERVVLFGAALDAANNAALLARSQYRAGLIDFQTLLTAENQLLSARNALSASEAERANAFVALNQALGGGSDAANFNPDRAGPGEGIQ from the coding sequence ATGAAAAAAGCAGGAACGCGCTGGCTGCTGGTGGCCATTGGAGCCGGTGGGCTTGGCGGCTGTGCTTCGACCGCGTCTCAGGTCGCGCCGCAGACTGGCGTCCCGGTCCCGGCGCAATGGTCCGACGGCGTCGAGGCCCGGCTCGAGGAGACGGCGCGCAACGACACCCCGCGATATTGGGCCGCGCTGAACGATCCGTTGATCGACCGCCATGTCGATCTCGCGCTCGCCAACAACCGCGACCTTGCGCAAGCGGCGGCGCGCGTGGGGCAGGCGCGTGCCGGCGTCCGCGCCGCCCGGGCGGGCTTTTTGCCGCGGGTGGATGCCTCGGGCGGCCTGCGCCGCGATGTCGGCGACCTGGCCGACGACCGGCTGCTGGTATCACTGAGCGCCGACGCGCAATGGGAAATCGATCTGTTCGGCCGCATCGGCAACGACGTCGCCGCCTCGCGCGCTGATCTGGCCGCGGCGGGATATGGCCTTGCCGATCTTCGGCGGCTGATCGTCGGCCAGGTCGCCCAGGCGACCATCGCGGCGCGGGCGCTGGCGGTGCAGCGCACGATCGCGCGCGACACGCTGGCGATCCAGGACGACAATCTTCAGATCGCCCGCTGGCGCTTGCAGGCTGGCCTGGTGTCCAGCCTCGACGTCGAGCAGGCGGCGGCGCAGCGCGCCCAGACTGCGGCCAGTATTCCCGCGCTCGACCGTGATTTTGCCCAGGCCGCCAATAGCATCTCGACGCTGATCGGTGAGCCGCCGGGGACGGTTCGGACCGCGCTGGCGGCGACCGTCGCCCCGATCCCGGCGCCGCCCGATGCCGTCGGCCGCGATACGCCCGCCGCCGTGTTGCGCAGTCGCCCCGACGTCCGGCAGGCCGAGGCGGCGCTGATCGCCGACAGCGCGCGGATCGGGGTGGCGCGTGCGCAATTGCTGCCGCTGGTGCGGTTGACGGGCAATGTCGGGACGTCGTCCTTTGGCATCGACAATCTGTTCGACGTCGTCACCGGCGGGCTGTTCGCGGGCGTCAGCCAGCTGCTGTTTGACGGTGGCGCCGCGCGGGCGCGGGTCGCGGGGGCCGAGGCGGCGGCGCAAGGCTCGCTGGCGGCCTGGGAGCAGGCGATCCTGCGGGCGCTGGAAGATGTCGAGAGCGCTGGCGCCGGGCTGAGTGCCGCGCGCGAACGGGTGGTGCTGTTCGGCGCCGCGCTGGATGCCGCGAACAATGCCGCGTTGCTCGCGCGCAGCCAGTATCGCGCGGGGCTGATCGATTTTCAGACCTTGCTGACCGCCGAGAACCAGCTGCTCAGCGCGCGCAACGCGCTGTCCGCCAGCGAGGCCGAGCGCGCCAATGCGTTTGTCGCGCTCAACCAGGCGCTCGGCGGCGGCTCGGACGCCGCGAATTTCAATCCGGACCGCGCCGGTCCGGGCGAGGGGATCCAATAA
- a CDS encoding efflux RND transporter periplasmic adaptor subunit translates to MTDTTAGPPVLDEFLGAQPRPRWRRWMKYWLPALLVLVVLLGVATCSRGNDEPQYITQAVVERSLVLSVTATGNLRPTNQVEVGSEVSGKLDNVYVDVNDRVARGQVLAQINTDVIEDQITQAQANLNAARAQVAQAQATLDVDRAQLARLDNVFRISGGKVPSQVELDQAKAAVKRDVAAVAAAQANVRAVDAQLSSAVTNRNRAVIRSPVSGVVLARQVEPGQTVAASFNTPTLFIIAEDLSAMQLRVEIDEADVGQVREGQGASFTVDAYPGRRFPARVERVDQASSNTASQASQQSAAATAGSNAVVSYEARLAVANSEGVLRPGMTATATIATGSTGKRLLVPNGALRFQPDAKEKEDASVLNPEIGLEQNEQRATIGAGSRQRVWVVGSDGKLKPIDVVTGQSDGRLTAVTSSQLRSGMKVVTGKAAASQ, encoded by the coding sequence ATGACCGACACGACAGCCGGGCCGCCCGTGCTCGACGAATTTCTGGGCGCCCAGCCGCGGCCGCGCTGGCGGCGCTGGATGAAATATTGGCTCCCGGCGCTGCTCGTCCTGGTGGTGTTGCTCGGCGTCGCGACCTGTTCGCGCGGCAACGACGAACCGCAGTATATCACGCAAGCCGTGGTCGAACGGTCGCTGGTGCTCAGCGTGACCGCGACCGGCAATTTGCGCCCGACCAACCAGGTCGAGGTCGGATCGGAAGTGTCGGGCAAGCTCGACAATGTCTACGTCGATGTGAACGATCGGGTGGCGCGCGGCCAGGTTCTGGCGCAAATCAACACCGATGTGATCGAGGACCAGATCACGCAGGCGCAGGCCAATCTGAATGCGGCGCGCGCCCAAGTCGCGCAGGCGCAGGCGACGCTGGACGTCGACCGGGCGCAGCTGGCGCGGCTGGACAATGTCTTTCGCATTTCGGGCGGCAAGGTGCCATCGCAGGTCGAACTCGATCAGGCCAAAGCGGCGGTCAAGCGCGACGTCGCGGCGGTCGCCGCGGCGCAGGCGAATGTGCGCGCGGTGGACGCGCAGCTGTCGTCGGCGGTCACCAACCGCAACCGCGCGGTCATCCGCTCGCCCGTGTCGGGTGTGGTGCTGGCGCGGCAGGTCGAACCGGGCCAGACCGTGGCCGCCAGCTTCAACACGCCGACGCTGTTCATCATCGCCGAAGATCTGTCGGCGATGCAGTTGCGGGTGGAAATCGACGAAGCCGACGTCGGGCAAGTGCGCGAGGGCCAGGGCGCGAGCTTCACCGTCGATGCCTATCCGGGGCGCCGTTTCCCGGCGCGCGTCGAGCGCGTCGACCAGGCGTCGAGCAACACCGCGTCGCAGGCGAGCCAGCAATCAGCCGCGGCGACCGCGGGCAGCAACGCCGTGGTCAGTTACGAGGCGCGGCTGGCGGTGGCCAATAGCGAAGGGGTGCTGCGACCGGGGATGACCGCCACCGCGACGATCGCCACCGGCAGCACCGGCAAACGGCTGCTCGTCCCCAACGGCGCCCTCCGCTTTCAACCCGACGCCAAGGAAAAGGAAGACGCCAGCGTCCTCAATCCCGAAATCGGGCTCGAACAGAATGAACAGCGCGCTACGATCGGCGCCGGTAGCCGCCAGCGGGTGTGGGTGGTCGGCAGCGACGGCAAGCTGAAGCCGATCGATGTGGTGACGGGGCAAAGCGACGGGCGGTTGACCGCGGTTACCTCGTCGCAGTTGCGATCGGGCATGAAAGTCGTGACCGGCAAGGCGGCGGCGAGCCAGTGA
- a CDS encoding ABC transporter ATP-binding protein, whose translation MTPTASHPASSTAPLIELAAITKTFGQGPAAFQALKGVDMRIDSGDFVAVMGPSGSGKSTTMNILGCLDVPTSGVFRFQGIEVQALDRDQRSLLRRRYLGFVFQGFNLLARTTAVENVELPLLYRGEKKRVRHAAAMRALDQVGLAPWADHTPAELSGGQQQRVAIARALVTEPAVLLADEPTGNLDTERSLEIMDLLTRLNRDGITILMVTHEKEMAAFARTIVNFRDGLVENIERGLRADAATTG comes from the coding sequence GTGACCCCAACCGCCTCCCATCCCGCTTCCAGCACCGCGCCGCTGATCGAACTGGCGGCGATTACCAAGACCTTTGGTCAGGGACCGGCGGCGTTCCAGGCGCTCAAGGGTGTCGATATGCGGATCGACAGCGGCGATTTTGTTGCGGTGATGGGGCCATCGGGCTCGGGCAAATCGACGACGATGAATATCCTCGGTTGTCTGGACGTGCCGACAAGCGGCGTCTTCCGGTTCCAGGGGATCGAGGTCCAGGCGCTGGACCGGGACCAGCGCAGCCTGCTGCGCCGCCGCTATCTGGGGTTCGTGTTCCAGGGCTTTAACCTGCTGGCGCGGACCACCGCGGTCGAAAATGTCGAGCTGCCGTTGCTCTATCGCGGCGAGAAAAAGCGGGTGCGCCATGCCGCCGCAATGCGCGCGCTGGATCAGGTCGGGCTGGCGCCATGGGCCGATCACACCCCCGCCGAACTATCGGGGGGGCAGCAACAACGGGTCGCAATCGCGCGCGCCTTGGTCACCGAGCCCGCGGTGCTGCTGGCCGACGAGCCGACCGGCAATCTGGATACCGAACGGTCGCTGGAGATCATGGATTTGCTGACCCGGCTGAACCGGGACGGCATTACCATCCTGATGGTGACGCATGAAAAGGAAATGGCGGCGTTTGCGCGCACCATCGTCAATTTCCGCGACGGGCTGGTCGAAAATATCGAACGCGGCCTGCGCGCCGATGCGGCGACGACCGGCTGA
- a CDS encoding ABC transporter permease: protein MFGATLLLAFREIRRHLLRSFLTTLGIIIGVAAVITMVTLGNGVTASVKDQISSLGSNVLIVFPVRGDRGAPRPFKQDDIDAARKQIAGVDDVAGSVSASATAFHNGQSWQTSVQGVENAFLRARSIEVAEGRAFTNDEVTAGRNVCLIGPKVVQAVFVAGASPLGAKIRLDNVSCTVVGLLKERGEGGGPDQDSDNVVMMPLKTVQRRFTGSDDLQYFVIKYDSAYASATIQSSLVALLRERRLLQGSTINDFNVVDTAQVNQALGAATGALTAMVAVIAGISLLVGGIGIMNIMLVSVTERTREIGIRLAIGALAREVQLQFLTEAVVLCCFGGVVGIVLAFLLSWGLAGVIDVPFLFDPVVNMLSFLFSALMGITFGFYPARRASKLDPIDALRHE, encoded by the coding sequence ATGTTCGGCGCCACCCTGCTGCTCGCGTTCCGCGAAATCCGCCGCCATCTGCTGCGTTCGTTCCTGACCACGCTGGGCATCATTATCGGCGTCGCGGCGGTGATAACGATGGTCACCCTGGGCAATGGCGTCACCGCGTCGGTCAAGGATCAGATTTCATCGCTGGGATCGAATGTGCTGATCGTGTTTCCGGTGCGCGGCGATCGCGGCGCGCCGCGGCCGTTCAAGCAGGACGATATTGACGCCGCGCGCAAACAGATTGCCGGCGTCGACGATGTTGCGGGCAGCGTGTCGGCCAGCGCCACCGCATTTCATAACGGTCAGAGCTGGCAAACGAGTGTGCAGGGCGTGGAAAACGCGTTTCTGCGTGCCCGGTCGATCGAGGTTGCCGAGGGCCGCGCCTTTACCAACGACGAAGTAACTGCGGGCCGAAACGTCTGCCTGATCGGTCCAAAGGTGGTGCAGGCGGTGTTCGTCGCCGGGGCCAGCCCGCTGGGGGCCAAGATCCGGCTCGACAATGTGTCATGCACCGTCGTCGGCCTGCTGAAGGAACGCGGCGAAGGCGGCGGTCCCGATCAGGACAGCGACAATGTCGTGATGATGCCGCTCAAGACGGTGCAGCGGCGCTTTACCGGCAGCGACGATCTGCAATATTTCGTGATCAAATATGACAGCGCTTATGCCAGTGCCACGATTCAGTCGTCGCTCGTCGCCCTGCTTCGCGAACGGCGGCTGCTTCAGGGCAGCACGATCAACGATTTCAACGTCGTCGATACCGCGCAAGTCAATCAGGCGCTGGGCGCGGCGACCGGGGCGTTGACCGCGATGGTGGCGGTGATCGCGGGGATCAGCTTGCTGGTCGGCGGGATCGGGATCATGAACATCATGCTGGTGTCGGTGACCGAACGGACCCGCGAAATCGGCATCCGCCTCGCCATCGGGGCGCTGGCGCGCGAAGTGCAGTTGCAGTTCCTGACCGAAGCGGTGGTGCTGTGCTGTTTCGGCGGGGTGGTCGGCATCGTGCTGGCATTCCTACTGTCGTGGGGGCTGGCGGGCGTGATCGATGTGCCGTTCCTGTTCGATCCCGTCGTCAATATGCTGAGTTTCCTGTTCTCGGCGTTGATGGGGATCACGTTCGGCTTTTACCCGGCGCGGCGCGCGTCAAAGCTCGACCCCATCGACGCGCTGCGCCACGAATAG
- a CDS encoding S8 family serine peptidase encodes MIARAQSDGFKLIGRERIDGLDLEIARFAVPPGQSVARAQKRLAKRLPDAAIDADHLYFASGPGGLLPTAALATAPARSSVPTLGLIDGGVAAHPSVAGRVEQRGFASGAPTASRHGTAVASLLIGNGNVRGAAPGQSLLAADVYGTDPAGGNASAIARALGWLAARRVAVTTISLVGPDNKLLAIAVSRAQQRGMLIVAAVGNDGPAAPPAYPASYHGVFAVTGVDAKERVLTEAGRALHVDFAAPGAAVLAATGAAATERLRGTSFAAPLVAGRLAHHYPAVSTDHIAAAVTALVVEARDLGKAGRDKIYGHGLICGRCGGR; translated from the coding sequence ATGATTGCGCGCGCGCAAAGTGACGGGTTCAAACTGATCGGGCGCGAACGCATCGACGGGCTCGATCTGGAAATCGCCCGCTTTGCCGTGCCGCCCGGGCAAAGTGTGGCGCGGGCGCAAAAGCGCCTCGCCAAGCGCCTGCCCGATGCCGCCATCGATGCCGATCATCTCTATTTCGCAAGCGGACCGGGCGGTTTGCTGCCCACCGCGGCGCTGGCGACTGCTCCCGCGCGATCATCCGTCCCTACGCTGGGGCTGATCGACGGCGGCGTTGCCGCGCATCCTTCGGTGGCCGGCCGGGTCGAGCAGCGCGGCTTTGCCAGTGGCGCGCCGACAGCCAGTCGCCACGGGACGGCGGTCGCATCGCTGCTGATCGGCAACGGCAATGTGCGCGGCGCGGCGCCGGGACAATCGCTGCTGGCCGCTGATGTCTATGGCACCGACCCGGCCGGCGGCAACGCAAGCGCCATCGCGCGGGCGCTCGGGTGGCTCGCCGCGCGCCGCGTGGCGGTGACAACAATCAGCCTGGTCGGCCCCGACAACAAGCTGCTCGCCATCGCGGTGTCGCGGGCCCAGCAGCGCGGCATGTTGATCGTCGCTGCGGTCGGCAACGACGGCCCCGCGGCGCCCCCGGCGTATCCGGCCTCTTATCACGGAGTGTTCGCGGTGACCGGCGTCGACGCCAAAGAGCGTGTCCTGACCGAAGCCGGACGCGCGCTGCATGTGGATTTCGCCGCCCCTGGCGCCGCGGTACTCGCCGCCACCGGCGCCGCCGCGACCGAAAGGCTGCGCGGCACGTCGTTTGCCGCGCCGCTGGTCGCCGGACGCCTCGCCCACCATTATCCCGCCGTATCGACCGACCATATCGCCGCCGCCGTCACCGCGCTGGTCGTCGAGGCCCGCGACTTGGGCAAGGCGGGCCGCGACAAAATCTATGGCCATGGCCTGATCTGCGGGCGTTGCGGCGGTCGGTAA